One stretch of Suricata suricatta isolate VVHF042 chromosome 13, meerkat_22Aug2017_6uvM2_HiC, whole genome shotgun sequence DNA includes these proteins:
- the LOC115276131 gene encoding major allergen Can f 1-like has protein sequence MKALLLTVGLGLVAILQAQDPPASGGDTPDVSGKWYLKAMTSDQAMSEKLESVTPMTFTVLEGGDLNILITFQINGQCKKKTLVLKKTSEPGKYTAYEGKRVVYIKQAQVPDHYILYCEGEYHGQQIRMAKLVGRDPENNEKALEGFQKFSKAKGLLDQEIFIPKQIDTCSPGGDHEPQA, from the exons ATGAAGGCCCTGCTCCTGACCGTCGGCCTCGGCCTGGTCGCCATCCTTCAGGCCCAGGACCCCCCAGCCTCGGGCGGAGACACCCCGGAT GTATCAGGAAAGTGGTACCTGAAGGCCATGACCTCAGACCAAGCGATGTCCGAGAAGCTGGAGTCAGTGACCCCCATGACCTTCACCGTCCTGGAGGGGGGTGACCTGAACATCCTGATCACCTTTCA GATAAACGGTCAGTGCAAGAAGAAAACACTGGTCCTGAAGAAAACCTCTGAACCCGGCAAATACACGGCCT ACGAGGGCAAGCGTGTGGTGTACATCAAGCAGGCACAGGTGCCGGACCACTACATCCTCTACTGTGAGGGCGAGTACCATGGCCAGCAGATCCGGATGGCGAAGCTCGTGG GGAGAGACCCCGAGAACAATGAAAAGGCCTTGGAGGGTTTCCAGAAGTTCTCAAAAGCCAAAGGATTATTAGACCAGGAGATCTTCATCCCCAAACAAATCG ACACCTGCTCTCCCGGAGGAGACCATG AGCCGCAGGCGTGA